The following are encoded in a window of Xyrauchen texanus isolate HMW12.3.18 chromosome 42, RBS_HiC_50CHRs, whole genome shotgun sequence genomic DNA:
- the LOC127634842 gene encoding metalloreductase STEAP2-like isoform X1 — MDSISMLGSSPNSPKVCFLPNGLKNGSKEGPSKHTVAIIGSGDFSKSLTIRLLRSGFHVVVGSRQPKRAAESFPHVVDVTHNEDAVGKATIVFLAIRREHYSSLWDIKHLLVGKILVDVSNNRRVNQYPESNAEYLASLFSESIVVKGFNVISSWAMQSGPRDSSRQVYICSNSVDARQQLIQMARQLNFIPVDMGALSSAKEIENMPLHLFTAWKGPVLTAVALSIFFFAYSFVRDIIHPYLKTRQSFFYKIPIEIVNRTLPMVAIVLLALVYLAGQLAAVYQLIYGTKYRRFPPWLEGWLESRKQLGLLSFFFACIHVLYSLCLPMRRSERYLVLNMAYQQVHANIENSWNEEEVWRVEMYVSFGIMGLGLLSLLAVTSIPSIHNALNWREFSFIQSTLGYIALLISTFHALLFGWQRAFLEESYRFYMPPNFVLALVLPVTVIIGKIVLLFPCVSCRLKRIRRGLDSNQNNTNNERPAAHISPERVTIM, encoded by the exons ATGGACTCCATTTCCATGCTGGGCAGTAGTCCGAACAGTCCCAAAGTTTGCTTCCTTCCCAACGGGCTGAAGAATGGGTCCAAGGAGGGACCCAGCAAACACACAGTTGCCATCATTGGTTCTGGGGACTTCTCCAAAAGCCTGACCATCCGGCTGCTCCGCAGTGGCTTTCACGTGGTGGTGGGAAGTCGGCAACCCAAGAGGGCTGCCGAATCGTTCCCACACGTGGTGGATGTGACCCATAATGAGGATGCAGTAGGGAAGGCCACCATTGTGTTCCTGGCCATTCGAAGAGAGCATTATTCTTCCCTTTGGGACATCAAACACTTGTTGGTGGGGAAAATACTGGTGGACGTCAGCAATAACAGACGGGTGAACCAGTATCCAGAATCAAATGCAGAGTACTTAGCCTCCCTCTTCTCAGAATCCATTGTGGTCAAAGGATTCAATGTGATCTCATCATGGGCCATGCAGTCAGGCCCCAGAGACTCTAGTCGACAG GTCTATATTTGCAGTAATTCAGTGGATGCTCGACAGCAGCTTATTCAGATGGCCCGTCAACTTAATTTCATCCCTGTGGACATGGGCGCCCTGTCCTCTGCCAAAGAGATTGAGAACATGCCCTTACATCTCTTTACAGCCTGGAAAGGGCCTGTTTTGACAGCAGTCGCCCTTTCCATTTTCTTCTTTGCCTATTCCTTTGTGCGGGACATTATCCATCCTTATTTAAAGACCAGACAGAGTTTTTTTTACAAGATTCCTATAGAGATTGTGAACAGAACGCTGCCTATGGTGGCCATAGTTCTGCTAGCGCTGGTGTATTTAGCAGGACAGCTAGCAGCTGTGTACCAGCTCATCTATGGGACAAAGTACCGCCGTTTCCCACCCTGGTTGGAGGGCTGGCTGGAGAGCCGCAAACAGCTTGGCTTGTTGAGTTTCTTCTTTGCCTGCATACACGTGCTATACAGCCTCTGCCTGCCAATGAGACGCTCAGAGAGATATCTGGTGCTCAACATGGCCTATCAACAG GTACATGCGAACATAGAGAACTCATGGAATGAAGAGGAAGTTTGGAGGGTGGAGATGTATGTTTCCTTTGGCATTATGGGTCTGGGTCTTCTCTCTCTATTGGCCGTCACATCCATTCCCTCGATCCACAATGCTCTCAATTGGCGAGAGTTTAGTTTCATCCAG TCCACTCTAGGTTATATCGCCCTGCTCATATCCACGTTCCACGCCCTGCTTTTCGGTTGGCAGCGGGCATTTCTGGAGGAGTCTTATCGCTTCTACATGCCACCCAATTTTGTATTGGCACTGGTTCTCCCTGTCACCGTGATAATCGGAAAAATCGTGTTGCTGTTTCCCTGTGTGAGTTGCAGGCTTAAGCGGATCAGACGTGGATTAGACTCCAATCAAAACAACACCAACAACGAGAGACCTGCTGCCCACATTTCACCCGAAAGGGTCACAATCATGTAA
- the LOC127634842 gene encoding metalloreductase STEAP2-like isoform X2, whose translation MDSISMLGSSPNSPKVCFLPNGLKNGSKEGPSKHTVAIIGSGDFSKSLTIRLLRSGFHVVVGSRQPKRAAESFPHVVDVTHNEDAVGKATIVFLAIRREHYSSLWDIKHLLVGKILVDVSNNRRVNQYPESNAEYLASLFSESIVVKGFNVISSWAMQSGPRDSSRQVYICSNSVDARQQLIQMARQLNFIPVDMGALSSAKEIENMPLHLFTAWKGPVLTAVALSIFFFAYSFVRDIIHPYLKTRQSFFYKIPIEIVNRTLPMVAIVLLALVYLAGQLAAVYQLIYGTKYRRFPPWLEGWLESRKQLGLLSFFFACIHVLYSLCLPMRRSERYLVLNMAYQQVHANIENSWNEEEVWRVEMYVSFGIMGLGLLSLLAVTSIPSIHNALNWREFSFIQA comes from the exons ATGGACTCCATTTCCATGCTGGGCAGTAGTCCGAACAGTCCCAAAGTTTGCTTCCTTCCCAACGGGCTGAAGAATGGGTCCAAGGAGGGACCCAGCAAACACACAGTTGCCATCATTGGTTCTGGGGACTTCTCCAAAAGCCTGACCATCCGGCTGCTCCGCAGTGGCTTTCACGTGGTGGTGGGAAGTCGGCAACCCAAGAGGGCTGCCGAATCGTTCCCACACGTGGTGGATGTGACCCATAATGAGGATGCAGTAGGGAAGGCCACCATTGTGTTCCTGGCCATTCGAAGAGAGCATTATTCTTCCCTTTGGGACATCAAACACTTGTTGGTGGGGAAAATACTGGTGGACGTCAGCAATAACAGACGGGTGAACCAGTATCCAGAATCAAATGCAGAGTACTTAGCCTCCCTCTTCTCAGAATCCATTGTGGTCAAAGGATTCAATGTGATCTCATCATGGGCCATGCAGTCAGGCCCCAGAGACTCTAGTCGACAG GTCTATATTTGCAGTAATTCAGTGGATGCTCGACAGCAGCTTATTCAGATGGCCCGTCAACTTAATTTCATCCCTGTGGACATGGGCGCCCTGTCCTCTGCCAAAGAGATTGAGAACATGCCCTTACATCTCTTTACAGCCTGGAAAGGGCCTGTTTTGACAGCAGTCGCCCTTTCCATTTTCTTCTTTGCCTATTCCTTTGTGCGGGACATTATCCATCCTTATTTAAAGACCAGACAGAGTTTTTTTTACAAGATTCCTATAGAGATTGTGAACAGAACGCTGCCTATGGTGGCCATAGTTCTGCTAGCGCTGGTGTATTTAGCAGGACAGCTAGCAGCTGTGTACCAGCTCATCTATGGGACAAAGTACCGCCGTTTCCCACCCTGGTTGGAGGGCTGGCTGGAGAGCCGCAAACAGCTTGGCTTGTTGAGTTTCTTCTTTGCCTGCATACACGTGCTATACAGCCTCTGCCTGCCAATGAGACGCTCAGAGAGATATCTGGTGCTCAACATGGCCTATCAACAG GTACATGCGAACATAGAGAACTCATGGAATGAAGAGGAAGTTTGGAGGGTGGAGATGTATGTTTCCTTTGGCATTATGGGTCTGGGTCTTCTCTCTCTATTGGCCGTCACATCCATTCCCTCGATCCACAATGCTCTCAATTGGCGAGAGTTTAGTTTCATCCAG GCTTAA